Proteins found in one Methylobacter sp. S3L5C genomic segment:
- the glgC gene encoding glucose-1-phosphate adenylyltransferase, with translation MLDKTLTIILAGGVGSRLHPLTADRAKPAVPFGGNYRIIDFTLSNCLHSGLRRILVLTQYKSHSLQKHLRDGWSIFNPEISEYITPVPPQMRTGESWYSGTADAIRQNLYLLQRSNANYIVILSGDHIYRMDYAAMLQFHRDQGAGLTIACMPVPLHSASSFGIMSVDDTQRIRAFNEKPKQPKPLPNDPHHALASMGIYIFNMDLLSRELQTDSGLSASSHDFGKDIIPRLIETHCVCAYRFGGETGRVTQDKYWRDVGTIDSYYTANMDLLALVPPLNLYQPDWPIRTYQGQNPPARMAPGPLGKEGQLVNSQLGSGTVVYGGTVRHSILFSQVQVDENAVVEDSILFDGVHVGVGAHLKRCIIDKNVWIPPGERIGFNHVVDATRFAVSESGITVIPKDYHFLANTG, from the coding sequence ATGCTCGATAAAACCCTGACGATTATACTGGCTGGCGGTGTCGGTTCGCGATTACATCCATTGACTGCCGACCGAGCCAAGCCAGCCGTTCCCTTCGGTGGCAATTACCGGATAATCGACTTTACACTGTCGAACTGCCTGCACTCTGGCTTAAGACGTATATTGGTGCTCACTCAATACAAGTCGCATTCATTACAAAAGCATCTACGTGATGGCTGGTCTATCTTTAATCCTGAAATCTCTGAATACATTACACCTGTGCCGCCACAGATGCGAACCGGAGAGTCTTGGTACTCAGGCACAGCCGATGCCATCCGCCAGAATCTGTACTTACTTCAACGTAGTAACGCCAACTATATAGTCATCTTATCTGGAGACCATATTTATCGAATGGATTACGCTGCCATGCTCCAGTTTCATCGTGATCAGGGAGCGGGATTAACGATTGCCTGCATGCCTGTGCCGCTCCACAGTGCCAGCTCTTTTGGTATTATGTCGGTAGATGATACACAGCGAATTCGGGCATTTAATGAGAAACCAAAACAACCCAAGCCCTTGCCGAATGACCCGCATCATGCACTGGCATCAATGGGTATCTATATTTTCAATATGGATTTACTTAGCCGCGAATTACAAACTGACTCGGGTCTCAGCGCATCAAGTCATGATTTCGGTAAGGACATTATCCCGCGACTCATTGAGACACATTGTGTCTGCGCTTACCGGTTTGGCGGAGAAACCGGGCGCGTAACGCAGGATAAATACTGGCGTGATGTCGGTACAATTGATTCATATTACACCGCGAATATGGATTTACTTGCGTTGGTTCCTCCACTGAACCTCTATCAACCGGACTGGCCTATTCGCACCTACCAAGGACAAAATCCTCCTGCACGCATGGCCCCAGGACCTCTCGGGAAAGAAGGGCAACTGGTCAATTCTCAGCTCGGTAGCGGAACCGTTGTTTATGGTGGTACAGTCAGGCACTCAATCCTGTTCTCGCAAGTCCAGGTCGATGAAAATGCCGTTGTCGAAGATTCCATTTTGTTTGATGGGGTACATGTTGGAGTCGGTGCACATTTGAAACGTTGTATCATTGACAAAAATGTGTGGATTCCACCCGGTGAGCGGATTGGGTTTAACCATGTTGTCGATGCAACCCGTTTTGCTGTTTCGGAATCGGGTATTACTGTAATTCCCAAGGATTATCATTTTCTGGCTAATACTGGATAA
- a CDS encoding helix-turn-helix domain-containing protein, translating to MSYKHLRPEEKHYIEIELKKGIPQNQIAKSLGRNQSSLSRELSRNKDQRGYRFGAI from the coding sequence ATGAGCTATAAACACCTACGTCCTGAAGAGAAACATTATATAGAAATCGAATTAAAAAAGGGAATACCTCAGAATCAAATCGCTAAATCCCTGGGGCGAAACCAAAGTAGCCTTTCACGCGAACTTAGTCGAAACAAAGATCAGCGAGGCTACCGCTTTGGCGCCATTTAA
- the acpA gene encoding acid phosphatase, translating to MAVKLHHITIVLLISYVLIITGCTSNGQINSDSTIAESTLNKINTIVVIYAENRSFDNLYGLFPGANGIHNALEHPETYLQLDRDGKTVLPSLPPIWNKNNPNWSFIADLPNKPFQIDAAPGDAPSSNGIKNVSPDLVHKFYHNQMQINVGSNNQFAAFSNAGGLTMGYYDGSSMALWQLAKEYTLADNFFMGAFGGSFLNHFWLVCACTPSMANVSTDQVSILDDKTGMLAFKPSSALQMAPHYLGDFNFTPADNTNQRNYAVNMAQPPFQPSGTPPAKTGNRLLADSGIKNGVVVLDPQTEKTLGDTLSARQINWAWYAGAWDAAVTDGMQSPDKARSVIYKTGAGAANFQAHHQPFNYFSRFDPTTANGREQRIAHLKDYTDLQTDIAKGTLPAVTFYKPQGSLNQHPGYTDVMSGDAHIAELVKQLQASPQWPNMFIIVTYDENGGFWDHVSPPKGDRWGPGSRIPAIIISPFAKKHSIDNTLYDTTSIIKFITRRFGLEPLPGVRDNAGDLTNTLEVDIRN from the coding sequence ATGGCCGTCAAACTTCACCACATCACTATCGTATTATTGATAAGTTATGTGCTAATAATCACTGGTTGCACCAGTAATGGCCAGATCAATTCAGACTCAACTATCGCTGAATCGACACTAAACAAGATCAATACGATTGTGGTGATCTATGCCGAAAACCGCAGTTTTGATAACCTTTACGGATTATTTCCAGGTGCCAATGGCATCCACAATGCCTTGGAGCACCCCGAAACTTATTTGCAACTGGATCGTGATGGCAAAACCGTACTACCTTCATTGCCACCTATTTGGAACAAAAACAATCCAAACTGGTCGTTTATTGCCGACTTGCCCAATAAACCGTTTCAAATTGATGCCGCTCCTGGCGACGCGCCTTCAAGTAATGGTATAAAAAACGTTTCACCGGATTTAGTGCATAAATTTTATCATAACCAAATGCAAATTAATGTTGGCAGTAATAACCAATTTGCGGCGTTTTCCAATGCCGGTGGCTTGACGATGGGTTATTATGACGGCTCAAGCATGGCGCTTTGGCAGCTTGCTAAGGAATACACGCTGGCTGACAATTTTTTTATGGGTGCTTTTGGGGGATCCTTTCTTAATCATTTTTGGCTGGTCTGTGCCTGTACACCTTCGATGGCAAATGTATCGACTGACCAAGTATCGATACTTGACGATAAAACCGGTATGTTGGCATTTAAACCCTCCAGTGCTTTGCAGATGGCACCTCACTATTTGGGTGATTTTAACTTTACGCCCGCCGATAACACCAACCAACGCAACTATGCTGTTAATATGGCTCAACCACCCTTTCAGCCCAGTGGCACTCCACCAGCAAAGACCGGTAATCGGCTGTTGGCCGATTCAGGTATTAAAAACGGGGTAGTTGTCCTTGACCCTCAAACTGAAAAAACGCTTGGAGATACTTTGTCGGCAAGGCAAATTAATTGGGCCTGGTATGCTGGAGCATGGGATGCAGCGGTAACCGACGGAATGCAAAGCCCTGACAAAGCGCGTAGCGTTATTTATAAAACCGGCGCAGGTGCCGCTAACTTTCAAGCTCATCATCAGCCCTTCAATTACTTTAGCCGCTTTGATCCAACGACAGCGAACGGTCGCGAACAACGCATCGCACATCTCAAAGATTATACCGATTTACAAACAGATATTGCTAAAGGTACGCTGCCAGCCGTGACTTTCTACAAACCTCAGGGTAGCTTGAATCAGCATCCTGGCTATACCGACGTAATGTCAGGTGATGCGCATATCGCCGAGCTTGTCAAACAACTACAAGCCAGTCCGCAATGGCCGAACATGTTCATCATCGTTACGTACGATGAAAATGGCGGATTTTGGGATCACGTATCACCGCCAAAAGGTGATCGCTGGGGCCCGGGATCAAGAATTCCTGCCATCATCATTTCACCATTCGCTAAAAAACACAGCATCGACAATACACTCTACGATACCACCTCCATCATCAAATTTATTACTCGCCGCTTTGGGCTTGAACCTCTGCCGGGTGTAAGGGATAACGCTGGCGATTTAACGAATACTCTTGAAGTCGATATACGAAACTGA